The Chloroflexota bacterium DNA segment CCGTAAACACAGCCGAGACCTTCACGAGATTCTTTGCCAGTTAACTTCCGAAGAGCTGGTTAGCATTCAGGATAGGGTTACACGATCCTTCTCCAATGAAGGCATTACTTTCACGGTGTACGGCGACGACGAGGCTGATGAGCGCATAATTCCAATCGACTCTCTGCCCCGCATCCTCTCAAACACTGAGTGGCAGAGGATCGAATCCGGTCTCAAGCAGCGAATCAAAGCGCTGAATATCTTCCTAGAGGATGTATACGGGGAGTCTCAAACCAAGAACCTCTATGGTGAGCCGCGCATCGTTCATGACGGTGTGATTCCCGTGGATATGGTGCGCGGATGCCCGCAATACCGGGTCGAGATGCGCGGGTTTTCGGCCCCCCACGGCACGTGGGTCGCAGTCTGCGGCTCAGACTTGGTGCGCACCAGCGAGGGTTTCTGCGTGCTAGAGGATAACCTGCGCGTTCCCTCCGGTGTATCCTATATGCTAGCCAACCGCGAGGCAGTAAAGAAGAGCTTCCGCCGCCTGTATCGGCGCTCTCGCGTGCGAGAAATCGAGAACTACGGTCAGGTGCTCCAAACAACCCTACGGGAACTCGCGCCGGGCGGGCAATCCGACCCCACGATAGTCTTGCTGACTCCGGGTGTATATAATTCCGCCTTCTACGAGCACATCTTCTTGGCGCGCGAAATCGGTGCAGAGCTCGTGGAGGGCCGCGACCTGCTTGTCAACAACGGTTTTGTTTACATGCGCACTACCACGGGGCTGCGGCGGGTAGACGTTGTTTACCGGCGTGTGGACGACGATTTCCTGGACCCGCTGGTTTTTCGCCCGGATTCGCTTCTCGGCGTGCCGGGACTTCTACACGCCTACAAACTTGGGAACGTCGCCCTGGTGAATGCGCCGGGCACGGGCGTTGCCGACGACAAGAGCATGTACGCGTACGTGCCCGACATGATTCGCTACTACCTCGGAGAGGAACCGATCCTTGCCAACGTGGAGACGTTTCTCTGTCGGCGACGCGAGGACTTGGAATATACGCTTGACAATTTACAAGACCTAGTGGTAAAACGTGTCGGTGAATCCGGTGGCTACGGCATGCTGATTGGCCCCCACTCTACTCCTGAAGAGCGGGATGAATTTGCTGAACAGTTGCGCGCGGACCCAGCCGGATTTATCTCACAGCCAGTTCTTGCGCTCTCGCGGTCGCCATGCTTCATCGAAGGAAACTTCGAGCCACGTCACGTGGACTTGCGACCGTTTGTGCTGCATGGCCGCGAGACCCGCATCGTTCCCGGGGCGTTCTGCCGTGTCGCCTTGCGCCGCGGCAGCTTGGTAGTCAATTCTAGTCAAGGAGGAGGAGGCAAGGACTTCTGGGTGGTGGAAGACTGATCATTGTATCTCAAAGGAGAGAGGGTACATGGTATTCACGGACGCACTTGCACGTCATCGCCGTATCGCAGTAATTGCGGCAGTCTTGATCCTGACATTTCTCTATTTCTTGCTCCGACCGGCGGTTGCCCATGCAGCGGCAGATAGCGAAACTACGTTCGTCCTCAATACGTTTGCATTCCTAATCTGGGGTGTGTTGGTGATGTGGATGGCTGCGGGCTTCACGATGCTCGAGGCCGGCGCGGTACGCACCAAGAACGCCTCCATGATTTGCCTAAAAAACATCGGTCTTTACTCCATCGCCGGGCTTGCTTACTTCTTCGTCGGCTACAACCTTATGTACATCGACGTCGACGTCGAGCGGTTTGGGGGACTGGTAGGATCGCTTAGCCTACTCTATGGCCCATCATCCGATGAACTCGCCTTGCTGGATGGCGATCAAAGCGCTGCGGCGGCTGTGATCGAGAGCGGCTACTCCGTCATGTCCGACTGGTTCTTCCAGATGGTCTTCGTCGCGACCACCGCGTCCATCATTTCCGGCGCCCTGGCCGAGCGGGTTAAAATGTGGTCGTTCTTCCTCTTCATTCTTGTCCTCACAGCATTCATCTACCCAGTGGTAGGCGCTTGGACATGGGGTGGCGGCTGGCTGGCTGATATGGGCTTCCAGGATTTTGCCGGCTCAACTATCGTACACAGCACTGGCGGCTGGGCGGCGCTTGCGGGCGTGATCATCGTCGGCCCCCGCCTTGGCAAGTACCGCAAGGACGGCACCGTTAGACCCACTCCACCTTCCAACGTGCTCCTCGTGACGTTGGGCGTATTCATCCTGTGGTTAGGCTGGTTCGGATTTAATGGCGGCTCGCAACTGGCGCTGGGAAGCGCTATAGATGCAGTCGCGATAGGTCACGTGTTGGTGAATACTAACCTTGCCGCGGCAGGAGGCGTGATGGCCGCCCTCATCATTTCGCGGCCGCTCTTGGGCCGGACTGACCTCTTTGCCGGCTTGAATGGCGCGATTGCCGGTCTCGTCTCAATTACGGCTGGACCCGATATTACGCAGCACTATTGGGCCGTCATCATCGGCGCTATCGGCGGCATCATCTGCACCCTCGCCATATTGTTGCTTGAAAAAGTCAAGCTGGACGATGTTGTCGGGGCAATCCCCGCCCACTTGTTCGCGGGCGTTTGGGGAACTCTGGCGGTTGCCATTGCCGCCGGCGCCAATATCGGCGTGCAAGTTATCGGCATTCTTGCCATAGGCGCATTTGTTTTCATAGTCTCGCTGGTCCTCTGGAAAGTACTCGATGTGGTTCTCAGCTTGCGGGTCTCCGAGCAGGTCGAGCGCCTGGGACAAGACACGGCAGAGCTGGGATTAGAAGCCTATCCCGAGTTTGTACTCATGCCTGAAGAGCATGATGATGACTAGCGTATGCAGGAACTGAGAAACTAAACCAATGCTCTCACGCAGCGCACAGGGCCTCTACTGGATGGGGCGGTATCTTGAGCGGGCGCAGCACCTCTGCCGCCTTCTGCAACTGCAGACGGCGGCTTTGGTGGACCGCCCCGTCCAGGAAATCTACTTTGGGTGGAGTCGTATTTACATAACTGTAAATCGGCTGCCGCCCGGCGGCAGCCTGGAATTCACCGATAGCGATGACTTCACGCTGGCAGACTCGTACACGCTGGCGGATGATCTCACCTTCGAGCGTTCCAATCCCGGCTCCGTCTGGAGTTGCTTTGCCATGGCGCGGGAAAACGCCCGTCAAACGCGCAATTGCGTGAGCGCAGAGATGTGGTCGCACTTAAACCTGGTCTACCTGCGGCTGCAAGATCGAGACATACAGGACATCTGGACCACATCCCCCGAGAGTTTCTACAGCCGGACCACCAACGAGATTGACACCTTCATGGGTGTAGCCGCAGGCACCATGTACCGTGACGAAGGTTGGCACTTTCTGCAGCTTGGTCGCTTCATTGAACGCGCCCAACTCGCAGTCTCGTTGTTTCTTGCCCAACTCGCTTCTGAAGTCCACTTCGAAGAGTCATCCGAAGCGGACTGGATTAGCTTGCTACGCGCCTACCATGCTTTGGAAGTCTATAACCGCAGTTATAGCGTGGAAATGCAGCCGGGCCAGGTGTTGGATCTGCTTGTCACCGATCCGCTGCTACCTGATTCGTTGTGCCAGTCCCTCGACGTCTTGGGAGCCCAGCTAGACGCAATTGGCAAGGGTCCAAGTGCCGAATCCAGTGGCGCCACACGTCGGCTTGCCGGTCGCTTAGGATCGTTGATCCATTACGAATGGCCGGACCAGGAAGACCGGAAGGAGACCTTGCAGGACTTGGGCGCGTTCTGCCGGGACCTTCACAGCCTCATTGTGCAGACGTATTTCGATTACCAAGTCGACGATTCCCCTGTCTAATGACGCCATGGCCGGATCGAACCGCTTCGAGATCGCGCACACTTCTCATTACCGGTACTCGTCTCCGGCGCGGCACTCGGTGATGTCGCTCTGCCTGCAGCCGCGCAACAGCGTCAAGCAGCAACTCGTGCACTTCGATCTGACCACAGAGCCTGTTTCCCACTACAGTGTAGGGATTGATCCCTACGGGAACACGAAACACGTCTTTAGCGTGCATCAATGGCACGAGTCCCTTAAGATTACCGCCCGCGCCACAGTAGATATGGGTCCGGTCGTCCAGCTTCCTACCTCTTTGGACTCCGGAGCTTGGGACAAGATTCACGCGTGGCGCGATTCTTTCGCGCTCTGGGACTTTACGCACGATAGCCCGCTGGCGCAGTCATCGCCCGCCCTCACGGCCTTCATCGAGCGGGAGGGCATCAAGCCTGACGACGATCCCCTTCAGGCCCTCGGTTCACTATCTGAACAGTTGAATCGCGCTTTCGACTACGTGCCCGGCAGCACGTCGGTTGCCTCACCCATCGAGCACATTTTGGAATCCGGCCGGGGCGTGTGTCAGGACTATGCCCACGTCATGATTGCCGTTGCGCGCTCGTGGGGCGTGCCGTCGCGCTACGTCTCCGGCTACGTCCATGTAACAGGCGAAGGCCGCGCGCACGCGCCTACCCTCGCGCAGATGCAGACTTCGCCGCAGACGCAGGCTTCGTCACAGACGCCGACCTCGTCGCAGACGCAGACCTCGTCAGATTCGCCGCAGACCGCCACCCACGCGTGGGTAGAATGCCGCTTGCCCGGCCTCGGCTGGGTGGGATTCGATCCCACGAATCAGACCCTGGCCGGCAACCATCACGTCTCTATCGCTATAGGACGTGACTATCAGGACGTGCCACCGTCTAAGGGCGTACTGCACGGCTTCGTTGAGAGTGACCTCGAGGTGGACGTCCGCATGCGCCTGCTGCCGCCAGCGCCGGCCGAAACGGCGTGACCGGCGGCGTCCTGCCCGCAGCAAGTCGCCGGAACCCGCGCGGTAGCGTTCGCCAGCCTCTGTTACCATCGAGATGTCGCTGACAGCGCACACGGTATCGCAAGCGTCGCGGCGAAACCGTGCATGTAGATTCGTCCAGGTTAGCCCGTTCTGCCGCAGACTACGCAGCAATTCAGCTTAGCGCCTGCTCGCTCATTCCATAGGAGAGTGCAACCATGCGGAAAACACTGAAGAAGATTGCCCACATCGCGCTCTTCTTGGTGGCAATCATTGTCTTTTATCTCGGACTAGGCATCGGCTTGACGGCGAATCCCACGCTCGGCACCGCCCTCTGGGTTGTCGCCATAGCCATCGCCGTCGCCAACCTGTTTTGGATCCTCCGCTCACGCTTGCGGCAAGAGTGACCACACTAGGGCAAGTTAGATTGCTCCCAGGAAACTAACTTTGACTAATCACTTGACGACTGTCGCACAATTCTGTTGGTGCCTTGCTCTCATCATCCGCAATGCTAGATGGAATACAGAGTTTGCTGAGTGTAGCTATAGGCCCGTCGATAGATCCGTGCCAACTAAGAACGTCAGGTAACTACCCTTAAAGGTTGTTGTCACTCTTGAATTTGGCAAAGTCAGTGTAAACCGATAGGAACACCGGAGCACCTGTAAATGACAACGGCGAAACTGGACCCGTAATCATGAAAGTATACTGTGATGGTCGGATTGCCTGAGGGTCAACGAAAGATCGATAGAGGTCTAGAGCTTCTGGGTCCCCTATGGTTTCACGGAGGCGTTGCAGCTCAGTACCTGAGGTAAGACCATACCCAAAGCTGCGCACTCTGAGTTGAGAGTAAATGCCTCGGCGCAATGAATTGATCTCCTGGGTAATGAACATCCAACCAAGACCGAATTTTCTGGTAGTTCGAACATAATCTACTAGTCGGTCAGCAAGGGAAATAGATTCGTCGTCTTCAGGGCTCTCCGCCGCGAAGCGTTGAGCTTCGTCGAAGACAACCATTGTATTGAGAGTGCGGTTTTCTTTAAAGCGACTTTCTGCAACTCTTGCGATAGAACCGCAAATCTCACGTAGTAAACGTGCCTTAATGCGAGTTGTCTCTAGGATAGCGGCAGGTGAATCGGAATCGGCAACTCCTGAAACATCCTTGCTAGATACGTCAACTATTATCACCGGACGTGTCTGCACATCAGTATTCAACAGACCGTGTAGCACAGATTCCATGGATTCTCGGTTTCCACCACTGAGATTCTTGCTTGAAAACAGTGAGTGGAGTGGCTCAAATTGATCCCGAGCCATCCGAAAGACCTGTTCGTTGTCCAAAATTGAATGAATCTGTGCCGATAGCTTCTTTCTGTGTTGTATTGTTGCATAAATTCGCTCAATAGCTGAGTCGTCGCCTGCAAGAACTTCCAATACACTCCGCAAGAGCGACGCAGCATCTTTCTCTGGCCAGTTTTCTTGACTTTGAACGACACGTGTAAGTTCGGCTACCGCCGATTCAGATGGATCTTTGCTACGAATTGATAGGAGGTCTTTGAAGAAGCGAGTGCTTTCCAATAGCTCAATAAACAGGGGTGCGTTTTTTCGAAGGCGCAGGTCTTGAGAAACAGACAGCACTTTGACCTCTCTCCCCATCTCCTTCGAGCATCTCTGAAGTGAGAAAGGAAGGCCTGCCTCGCTCGCGAATTGTCCTTGTGGATCAATGATGAGTATTCCGAGATCAGTGTGGCGTGCATATGCAGCGAGCAAGTATGCAGCGAAACCTGACTTACCACTCCCAGTCATTCCAAAGATGCCAATATGATATGCTTCGCCAGCACCACCAGTCGCCGCGGAACCAAAGTGGCGGAGAGTCAAAGGTAGCCTAACATCCTCCATGCCGTAAGCCATCCCCAACCGTATGATGTTGCTCTCGTGGCGTCGAAGAAGATTAGACAAGAATTGGTCCGTAATTTTTCGCACTCGGGCACCCGTTGTCGGGGACATAGCAAGGGCTCCGCCACTTTCCTTGGCAGGACTTCCACATGCAGGATTCTCATGGTCTGCGATATAGACAGCTTGCACGGCCACATCAGCCGTTCGAACATCACCAACCGCGCTAAGATGCGGAAGACTGCCATGATGCTTGAGAACTCCTCGCATGTTTGGATCCTCATGCCATCGATTTGATGTCTTAATCTCCATGACAGTACCTAGAGCGATTAAGTAGCTGTTGTCTAGCTGATGAATCAGGGAGACAAGCTGGCCGCGCAGCGGAAAGTCGGCAGCATCTTCCATGATGTCAACGGTCACTCTTGCCGTTGTACTGG contains these protein-coding regions:
- a CDS encoding transglutaminase family protein, producing the protein MAGSNRFEIAHTSHYRYSSPARHSVMSLCLQPRNSVKQQLVHFDLTTEPVSHYSVGIDPYGNTKHVFSVHQWHESLKITARATVDMGPVVQLPTSLDSGAWDKIHAWRDSFALWDFTHDSPLAQSSPALTAFIEREGIKPDDDPLQALGSLSEQLNRAFDYVPGSTSVASPIEHILESGRGVCQDYAHVMIAVARSWGVPSRYVSGYVHVTGEGRAHAPTLAQMQTSPQTQASSQTPTSSQTQTSSDSPQTATHAWVECRLPGLGWVGFDPTNQTLAGNHHVSIAIGRDYQDVPPSKGVLHGFVESDLEVDVRMRLLPPAPAETA
- a CDS encoding alpha-E domain-containing protein: MLSRSAQGLYWMGRYLERAQHLCRLLQLQTAALVDRPVQEIYFGWSRIYITVNRLPPGGSLEFTDSDDFTLADSYTLADDLTFERSNPGSVWSCFAMARENARQTRNCVSAEMWSHLNLVYLRLQDRDIQDIWTTSPESFYSRTTNEIDTFMGVAAGTMYRDEGWHFLQLGRFIERAQLAVSLFLAQLASEVHFEESSEADWISLLRAYHALEVYNRSYSVEMQPGQVLDLLVTDPLLPDSLCQSLDVLGAQLDAIGKGPSAESSGATRRLAGRLGSLIHYEWPDQEDRKETLQDLGAFCRDLHSLIVQTYFDYQVDDSPV
- a CDS encoding ammonium transporter is translated as MVFTDALARHRRIAVIAAVLILTFLYFLLRPAVAHAAADSETTFVLNTFAFLIWGVLVMWMAAGFTMLEAGAVRTKNASMICLKNIGLYSIAGLAYFFVGYNLMYIDVDVERFGGLVGSLSLLYGPSSDELALLDGDQSAAAAVIESGYSVMSDWFFQMVFVATTASIISGALAERVKMWSFFLFILVLTAFIYPVVGAWTWGGGWLADMGFQDFAGSTIVHSTGGWAALAGVIIVGPRLGKYRKDGTVRPTPPSNVLLVTLGVFILWLGWFGFNGGSQLALGSAIDAVAIGHVLVNTNLAAAGGVMAALIISRPLLGRTDLFAGLNGAIAGLVSITAGPDITQHYWAVIIGAIGGIICTLAILLLEKVKLDDVVGAIPAHLFAGVWGTLAVAIAAGANIGVQVIGILAIGAFVFIVSLVLWKVLDVVLSLRVSEQVERLGQDTAELGLEAYPEFVLMPEEHDDD
- a CDS encoding DUF87 domain-containing protein, encoding MDEIGLVGSPSTTARVTVDIMEDAADFPLRGQLVSLIHQLDNSYLIALGTVMEIKTSNRWHEDPNMRGVLKHHGSLPHLSAVGDVRTADVAVQAVYIADHENPACGSPAKESGGALAMSPTTGARVRKITDQFLSNLLRRHESNIIRLGMAYGMEDVRLPLTLRHFGSAATGGAGEAYHIGIFGMTGSGKSGFAAYLLAAYARHTDLGILIIDPQGQFASEAGLPFSLQRCSKEMGREVKVLSVSQDLRLRKNAPLFIELLESTRFFKDLLSIRSKDPSESAVAELTRVVQSQENWPEKDAASLLRSVLEVLAGDDSAIERIYATIQHRKKLSAQIHSILDNEQVFRMARDQFEPLHSLFSSKNLSGGNRESMESVLHGLLNTDVQTRPVIIVDVSSKDVSGVADSDSPAAILETTRIKARLLREICGSIARVAESRFKENRTLNTMVVFDEAQRFAAESPEDDESISLADRLVDYVRTTRKFGLGWMFITQEINSLRRGIYSQLRVRSFGYGLTSGTELQRLRETIGDPEALDLYRSFVDPQAIRPSQYTFMITGPVSPLSFTGAPVFLSVYTDFAKFKSDNNL
- a CDS encoding circularly permuted type 2 ATP-grasp protein; its protein translation is MFLPDGTPRKHSRDLHEILCQLTSEELVSIQDRVTRSFSNEGITFTVYGDDEADERIIPIDSLPRILSNTEWQRIESGLKQRIKALNIFLEDVYGESQTKNLYGEPRIVHDGVIPVDMVRGCPQYRVEMRGFSAPHGTWVAVCGSDLVRTSEGFCVLEDNLRVPSGVSYMLANREAVKKSFRRLYRRSRVREIENYGQVLQTTLRELAPGGQSDPTIVLLTPGVYNSAFYEHIFLAREIGAELVEGRDLLVNNGFVYMRTTTGLRRVDVVYRRVDDDFLDPLVFRPDSLLGVPGLLHAYKLGNVALVNAPGTGVADDKSMYAYVPDMIRYYLGEEPILANVETFLCRRREDLEYTLDNLQDLVVKRVGESGGYGMLIGPHSTPEERDEFAEQLRADPAGFISQPVLALSRSPCFIEGNFEPRHVDLRPFVLHGRETRIVPGAFCRVALRRGSLVVNSSQGGGGKDFWVVED